A genomic stretch from Vibrio cortegadensis includes:
- a CDS encoding ankyrin repeat domain-containing protein, translated as MTKNIEQQVNQHICCGAIAELQLMAINCEIEFNIVLQVLKNKRYRVLYEQVFSDEFVAKLDNTHWAALLLQSIYHKDLCRFDRQFVSKRFFILNKQTQTKLARLCCLRFGFAREQLQTMFRLGASVDDAMLNTIKPSHPNFDLVLAYADLNLVSSWLNEQLRKALNKLKHPANYSARAKVNLNKGYGWWSDDPKMVLSEFRVLYLLYGAKVPLHTADWLLLAVLTEDYLLFKGYCMGCDTFTQKASNGMLPLVEAAGRHNHYWAVKELLEHGADPNQRDGNGFSALFAALAREDCSESIISLLLEYGADPSYRDFSHSTLLWSLKKNLPIHIRQRLEKAGAQEYPAYRPTIQFCGYQNLELTKTIHELSK; from the coding sequence ATGACTAAGAATATTGAACAGCAAGTAAATCAACACATTTGCTGTGGCGCTATAGCCGAACTTCAACTTATGGCAATAAATTGCGAAATTGAATTTAATATCGTCCTTCAAGTACTGAAAAATAAAAGGTATCGAGTTCTATATGAACAAGTGTTTAGTGATGAGTTTGTAGCGAAATTAGATAACACTCACTGGGCGGCATTATTGCTGCAATCTATTTATCATAAAGATCTGTGTCGATTTGATAGGCAGTTTGTATCTAAGAGATTTTTTATATTAAACAAACAGACGCAAACTAAGTTGGCTAGGTTGTGTTGCTTACGTTTTGGTTTTGCTAGGGAGCAGCTTCAGACTATGTTTAGACTTGGTGCTTCAGTTGATGACGCTATGCTTAATACGATTAAACCTAGTCATCCCAACTTTGATCTTGTACTGGCTTATGCAGATCTTAACCTCGTATCAAGCTGGTTAAATGAACAGCTAAGAAAGGCCTTAAATAAACTGAAGCATCCTGCAAACTATAGTGCTCGCGCCAAGGTGAATTTGAACAAAGGTTATGGTTGGTGGTCAGATGATCCCAAGATGGTGTTAAGTGAGTTTCGAGTACTCTATCTACTGTATGGAGCCAAGGTGCCATTACATACCGCAGACTGGCTACTTTTGGCTGTCCTAACCGAAGATTACCTCCTGTTTAAGGGCTACTGCATGGGGTGTGATACTTTTACACAAAAGGCTTCAAACGGCATGTTACCACTGGTTGAAGCTGCTGGTAGGCATAACCATTATTGGGCAGTGAAAGAATTGTTGGAGCATGGAGCAGACCCAAATCAAAGAGATGGGAATGGCTTTTCTGCTCTTTTCGCAGCTCTAGCAAGAGAGGATTGTAGTGAGTCGATTATTTCATTGCTTTTAGAATATGGTGCTGATCCAAGTTATAGGGATTTTTCTCATTCAACACTTTTATGGTCATTGAAAAAAAACTTACCCATTCATATCCGTCAAAGGCTAGAAAAAGCAGGAGCACAAGAATACCCGGCTTATCGTCCGACGATTCAGTTCTGTGGTTATCAAAATTTAGAATTAACAAAAACCATACATGAATTATCTAAATAA